The following proteins come from a genomic window of Nicotiana tomentosiformis chromosome 12, ASM39032v3, whole genome shotgun sequence:
- the LOC138902493 gene encoding uncharacterized protein, whose amino-acid sequence MGQTWLLVNFNFGLCVIILLDPGSTHFYICSSVIFPENVKSMRLDYGVLVKSPLGHQVICNQIYRGYSFVNQNIAFHADLIEMRFQDYDVNIGKDWLHRYHAVVDCRSKRVNFKAPTFSHIFIQGERSLTSNIISVIVERKVISQGCEAYLAHVVDTHLESPSLKDIPVVCEFSDILPENLPGLPPEREV is encoded by the coding sequence ATGGGGCAGACGTGGTTGTTGGTAAATTTCAATTTTGGCTTATGTGTTATAATCCTATTAGATCCTGGTTCTACACATTTCTATATTTGCTCATCAGTTATTTTTCCTGAAAATGTGAAATCTATGAGACTTGATTATGGCGTGCTTGTCAAAAGTCCTTTGGGTCATCAGGTTATTTGTAATCAGATCTATCGAGGTTACTCCTTTGTGAATCAAAATATAGCCTTCCATGCTGATTTGATTGAAATGCGTTTCCAAGACTATGATGTCAACATCGGTAAGGATTGGCTTCATAGATACCATGCAGTAGTTGATTGTAGGTCAAAGCGTGTGAACTTTAAAGCTCCTACATTTTCACACATCTTCATTCAAGGTGAAAGATCATTGACATCTAATATTATCTCTGTGATTGTGGAAAGAAAGGTGATTAGTCAGGGTTGTGAAGCTTATCTTGCTCATGTAGTTGATACACACTTAGAAAGTCCAAGCCTTAAAGATATACCAGTTGTATGTGAATTTTCTGATATTTTACCTGAAAATCTTCCTGGGTTGCCCCCGGAAAGGGAAGTTTAA
- the LOC138902494 gene encoding uncharacterized protein → MANFFHHLAGTMYDHNEMNFEKMRKMGGVEFEGTVDPTDAEQWLECIWRVFEQLDCSEGAIFKILHIPHAYRDAKKKEFLDLKQRGMSIAKYQQKFLRLSRYAGVALTWERIGKEQVRRNENRFRKANSDYGGPSKRGKFNNFKTGGVHTSTQHKQNRSNVSTASSPRYGQGKNRIPTCAECGKNHFSTCMKASSACFNCGSFDHQVKDCPNPNPISSPCTEGSV, encoded by the exons ATGGCTAATTTTTTTCATCACTTGGCTGGAACAATGTACGACCACAATGAAATGAACTTtgagaaaatgagaaaaatggGTGGAGTTGAGTTTGAAGGTACTGTTGATCCTACTGATGCTGAACAATGGCTTGAGTGCATATGGAGAGTGTTTGAGCAGTTAGACTGTTCGGAAGGTGCCATATTTAA aattttgcATATCCCACATGCTTATCGTGATGCGAAGAAAAAAGAGTTTTTGGATTTAAAGCAAAGAGGTATGTCTATtgcaaaatatcaacaaaagtttCTCAGGCTTTCTCGTTATGCTGGAG TTGCTCTTACTTGGGAAAGAATTGGCAAGGAACAAGTTCGTAGAAATGAAAACAGGTTTAGAAAGGCTAATTCAGATTATGGCGGTCCCTCCAAAAGGGGGAAGTTTAACAATTTCAAGACTGGTGGTGTTCACACGTCAACTCAGCATAAGCAAAATAGATCAAATGTTTCTACTGCTAGCAGTCCAAGATATGGACAAGGCAAGAATCGTATACCCACTTGTGCAGAGTGTGGAAAGAATCACTTTAGTACTTGCATGAAAGCTTCTAGTGCTTGTTTTAATTGTGGTAGCTTCGATCACCAAGTGAAGGATTGTCCTAATCCTAACCCTATTTCTTCTCCGTGTACTGAAGGTTCAGTTTAG